From the Mastacembelus armatus chromosome 14, fMasArm1.2, whole genome shotgun sequence genome, one window contains:
- the mmp30 gene encoding matrix metallopeptidase 30, with product MEGSLAFKTMVIVMIAALCRAMPTTSPNQEELSNAQEYLSQFFSDVGVSAPNSVWRSSLPSFEDTLKKMQEFFGLEVTGQVDANTLEVMARPRCGFTDVSRYGHFEGQPKWGKTLVTYRIIDYTPDLNQSDVDTTIAKALKLYSDVIPLDFQQIDSGTADIMITFKSRDHGDFSPFDGPSGVLAHAFSPGEGNGGDTHFDEDENWTLTSAGTNLFLVAAHELGHALGLAHSQVRTALMFPTYYYVNTEGYKLPDDDRQGIQAIYGVRETSAQPTAKPYPHPKATNKPVTKPQPRPEPNPAPTPQRLPDRCSSNLIFDAATSLQRNLVFFKDGYFWKRVSSWHGITMKRITSVWPGINKVDAAYEFRKNNIAILFQGNYYWGIRGNSILPSYPKPLTNFGFPPSVTKVDAAVHVSFTGKTLLFVNNKYWSYNERMGAMDAGYPKFIHSDFPGIGDRVDAVFENKGYLYFSHGSSQTEYDYKRRRVIRNLLNSAWMDCN from the exons GAATATCTGTCTCAGTTCTTCTCTGATGTGGGTGTCAGTGCCCCAAACAGTGTCTGGCGCAGCTCTTTACCTTCCTTTGAAGACACGCTCAAAAAAATGCAAGAGTTTTTTGGCCTGGAGGTGACAGGGCAGGTAGATGCCAATACCCTGGAAGTGATGGCTCGCCCCCGCTGTGGTTTCACAGATGTGAGCAGATATGGTCACTTTGAAGGTCAACCTAAGTGGGGCAAGACTTTGGTTACATACAG GATAATTGACTACACACCAGATTTGAATCAAAGTGATGTGGATACCACCATAGCCAAAGCTCTGAAACTCTACAGTGATGTCATTCCTCTGGATTTCCAGCAAATTGACAGTGGCACTGCTGACATTATGATCACATTCAAGTCTCGAG ACCATGGTGATTTTTCTCCATTTGATGGGCCAAGTGGGGTGTTGGCCCACGCATTCTCCCCTGGGGAAGGCAATGGAGGTGACACCCACtttgatgaagatgaaaattGGACTCTAACCTCAGCAG gaaCCAACCTGTTCTTGGTGGCAGCCCATGAGTTAGGACATGCACTTGGGCTCGCCCACTCTCAGGTCCGGACAGCCCTGATGTTTCCCACCTACTACTATGTGAACACTGAGGGGTACAAACTTCCAGATGATGACAGACAGGGAATACAAGCCATCTACG GAGTCAGAGAAACATCAGCTCAACCGACGGCTAAACCTTATCCACATCCCAAGGCCACTAATAAACCTGTAACAAAACCACAGCCTAGACCTGAACCAAATCCTGCACCCACACCACAACGTCTTCCAGACAGGTGCAGCTCAAACCTGATTTTTGATGCTGCAACTTCCCTTCAGCGTAATCTTGTTTTCTTCAAAGATGG ATATTTCTGGAAGCGGGTCAGCTCCTGGCATGGTATCACCATGAAGAGAATTACATCTGTCTGGCCTGGAATCAACAAAGTTGATGCTGCTTATGAGTTTAGGAAAAACAACATTGCCATTTTATTTCAAG GGAATTACTACTGGGGGATCAGAGGAAACAGTATCCTACCCAGTTATCCCAAACCTCTCACAAACTTTGGGTTCCCTCCATCTGTCACCAAGGTAGATGCTGCTGTCCATGTGTCATTTACAGGCAAAACCCTCCTGTTTGTGAACAACAAGTACTGGAG CTACAATGAGAGGATGGGAGCAATGGATGCTGGGTATCCAAAATTCATTCACAGTGATTTCCCTGGGATTGGTGACAGAGTGGATGCTGTTTTTGAGAACAAAG GTTACCTGTACTTTTCACATGGATCCAGCCAGACAGAATATGACTACAAACGAAGAAGAGTTATCCGCAATCTACTAAATTCTGCATGGATGGATTGCAACTAA